Proteins encoded together in one Gadus chalcogrammus isolate NIFS_2021 chromosome 18, NIFS_Gcha_1.0, whole genome shotgun sequence window:
- the LOC130371557 gene encoding hydroxycarboxylic acid receptor 2-like codes for MSVTAPTPVGRCPPIGIRLEGIILPPILTLDVILGLLGNVVAFWIFCWKLKSWNPNALFLFNLVIADFFVLVSLPLRIDALLRGYWVFGDGLCRINLFLMFTNRSASIGLMTVVAIYRYFKVVHPHHRFNRMTKRQAWYAVAFLWLLVIAPRVPMLAFSHIKGEGNQTQCFFFTSYGEASWAILVLVRMHRILSVLEFLVPLAMLLFCSARIFSVLKRRQMDKAQNVRRAMRACTAIVVVFAVCFLPGTVTTLGLWVIGAQRPIDCASFYAFTQLTVVSFGLTFLNSALDPIIYCFSSSMFRNALVGALPKALSGGGCCGGAGDRGEGAAVGTSSETQSTAQQELQPLPTEKATEATE; via the exons ATGTCTGTCACCGCCCCGACTCCTGTGGGTCGGTGCCCACCTATCGGAATACGCCTGGAAGGCATCATCCTGCCGCCTATCCTCACCCTAGACGTCATACTAGGGCTTCTAGGAAATGTCGTTGCCTTTTGGATCTTCTGCTGGAAGCTCAAAAGCTGGAATCCCAATGCGCtgttcctcttcaaccttgTCATCGCCGACTTCTTCGTGCTGGTGAGCTTGCCACTGAGGATCGATGCCTTGCTCAGGGGTTACTGGGTTTTCGGTGACGGCCTGTGCCGGATTAACCTCTTCCTGATGTTCACCAACCGCTCGGCCAGTATCGGCCTCATGACGGTTGTGGCTATCTACCGCTACTTTAAG GTGGTGCACCCACACCACCGCTTCAACCGCATGACCAAGAGGCAGGCCTGGTACGCGGTGGCCTTCCTGTGGCTGCTAGTCATCGCTCCGCGGGTTCCTATGCTGGCGTTCAGCCATATCAAGGGCGAAGGCAACCAGACCCAGTGTTTCTTCTTCACGTCCTACGGGGAGGCGTCGTGGGCCATCCTCGTCCTGGTGCGCATGCACCGCATCCTGTCGGTGCTGGAGTTCCTCGTGCCCCTGGCCATGCTGCTCTTCTGCTCGGCACGCATCTTCAGTGTCCTGAAGCGTCGGCAGATGGACAAGGCGCAGAACGTGCGGCGGGCCATGCGCGCGTGCACGGCGATCGTGGTCGTGTTTGCCGTCTGCTTCCTGCCCGGCACGGTGACCACGCTGGGGCTGTGGGTCATAGGCGCACAACGCCCGATCGACTGCGCCTCCTTCTACGCCTTCACCCAGCTCACCGTTGTGTCGTTCGGCCTCACCTTCCTCAACTCGGCGCTGGACCCCATCATCTACTGCTTCTCCAGCTCCATGTTCCGCAACGCCCTGGTGGGCGCACTGCCGAAGGCGCtgagcggcggcggctgctgtgGCGGCGCgggggacaggggagagggggcagcAGTGGGGACGTCGTCTGAAACGCAGTCCACCGCGCAACAGGAACTCCAACCCCTCCCGACCGAGAAGGCAACCGAGGCGACGGAATGA
- the c18h10orf88 gene encoding ATPase PAAT isoform X1, with amino-acid sequence MTSSHNNHNQARLAHCGSMVSGHSTWACRSEQKLSELFLPIHLIQDKHLTDLDSATTNGGSCLGLLEQGEQGSPCVISLCSASQPPSLISSLLVTSEARTIEVYSQSGDYCGTSRGERDNGMETNGDEDRGPFYKTHLILESPCVSCDVKLLSLGGRSHVAVSRILVGLQAQGPSPHTDCSPAPGLGLGLGPSIDMQRVQTLVEEMGSSLSPGAQSLMDMVNVQQKNQASALGGLLPLLLGSGAFSALAGGGAGPLAMVRNGPLPTTCMPAANWPPGGPASPAQNGALGSDVSPSSSPGDSKDTNAQEPIDRAQLAEMMSHFLNGQAPGRVGGGGGGLELGPTPAHFLPMLQSVCGQVTQLRLDDAAKNGTWELDEAMERRLEDMERRLKEHVDRRLDALELKLERLLLAALPATAALGLAAGPPEAGVGLVDGRPSLEPLHTA; translated from the exons ATGACGTCTTCCCATAACAACCACAACCAAGCTCGGCTTGCTCACT GTGGATCCATGGTGAGCGGACACTCGACATGGGCTTGCAGAAGTGAACAGAAACTGTCAGAGCTGTTTCTCCCCATTCATCTCATTCAGGACAAGCATCTCACTGACCTAGACAGCGCCACAACAAACGG GGGTTCATGTCTGGGGCTGTTGGAGCAGGGGGAACAGGGCTCTCCTTGCGTCATTTCACTGTGCTCGGCGTCACAGCCCCCTTCCCTGATCAGCAGCCTGCTGGTGACGAGCGAGGCCCGAACCATCGAGGTCTATTCCCAGAGTGGGGACTACTGTGGCACCAGTAGAGGGGAAAGGGATAACGGCATGGAGACCAACGG GGATGAAGACCGGGGACCGTTTTATAAGACGCACCTGATACTTGAATCCCCATGTGTATCCTGCGACGTGAAG CTTCTCTCCCTGGGCGGGAGGAGCCATGTTGCGGTATCTCGTATCCTGGTTGGCCTACAGGCCCAGGGTCCCTCGCCTCATACAGACTGTAGCCCCGCCCCAGGCCTGGGCTTAGGCCTGGGCCCCAGCATCGACATGCAGCGGGTCCAGaccctggtggaggagatgggctCCAGCCTCTCTCCCGGAGCCCAGAGCCTCATGGACATGGTGAACGTCCAGCAGAAG AACCAGGCCAGTGCTCTGGGCGGGCTGCTGCCCCTCCTGTTGGGGAGCGGGGCCTTCTCGGCCCTGGCTGGAGGCGGCGCCGGGCCCCTAGCCATGGTCCGGAATGGACCCCTTCCAACAACCTGCATG CCTGCAGCTAACTGGCCCCCAGGAGGTCCAGCTTCTCCGGCCCAGAACGGAGCTCTGGGATCGGATGTTTCTCCCTCCTCATCGCCTGGAGACTCTAAGGATACAA ATGCCCAGGAACCAATCGACAGAGCCCAGCTTGCAGAGATGATGTCTCACTTCCTGAACGGCCAGGCCCCGGGCCGAGTcgggggcggtggtggcggcCTTGAGCTGGGCCCCACCCCCGCTCACTTCCTGCCCATGCTGCAGAGCGTGTGCGGTCAGGTGACCCAGCTGAGGCTGGACGACGCAGCGAAGAACGGAACCTG ggagctGGACGAGGCGATGGAGCGGCGCCTGGAGGACATGGAGCGCAGGCTGAAGGAGCACGTGGACCGGCGGCTGGACGCCCTGGAGCTGAagctggagcggctgctgcTGGCCGCCCTGCCCGCCACCGCGGCCCTGGGCCTGGCAGCCGGACCGCCGGAGGCAGGGGTCGGACTGGTGGACGGCCGGCCATCTCTGGAGCCGCTGCACACGGCGTGA
- the c18h10orf88 gene encoding ATPase PAAT isoform X2, translated as MANVDTSVTGGSMVSGHSTWACRSEQKLSELFLPIHLIQDKHLTDLDSATTNGGSCLGLLEQGEQGSPCVISLCSASQPPSLISSLLVTSEARTIEVYSQSGDYCGTSRGERDNGMETNGDEDRGPFYKTHLILESPCVSCDVKLLSLGGRSHVAVSRILVGLQAQGPSPHTDCSPAPGLGLGLGPSIDMQRVQTLVEEMGSSLSPGAQSLMDMVNVQQKNQASALGGLLPLLLGSGAFSALAGGGAGPLAMVRNGPLPTTCMPAANWPPGGPASPAQNGALGSDVSPSSSPGDSKDTNAQEPIDRAQLAEMMSHFLNGQAPGRVGGGGGGLELGPTPAHFLPMLQSVCGQVTQLRLDDAAKNGTWELDEAMERRLEDMERRLKEHVDRRLDALELKLERLLLAALPATAALGLAAGPPEAGVGLVDGRPSLEPLHTA; from the exons ATGGCAAATGTCGACACTTCGGTGACAGGTGGATCCATGGTGAGCGGACACTCGACATGGGCTTGCAGAAGTGAACAGAAACTGTCAGAGCTGTTTCTCCCCATTCATCTCATTCAGGACAAGCATCTCACTGACCTAGACAGCGCCACAACAAACGG GGGTTCATGTCTGGGGCTGTTGGAGCAGGGGGAACAGGGCTCTCCTTGCGTCATTTCACTGTGCTCGGCGTCACAGCCCCCTTCCCTGATCAGCAGCCTGCTGGTGACGAGCGAGGCCCGAACCATCGAGGTCTATTCCCAGAGTGGGGACTACTGTGGCACCAGTAGAGGGGAAAGGGATAACGGCATGGAGACCAACGG GGATGAAGACCGGGGACCGTTTTATAAGACGCACCTGATACTTGAATCCCCATGTGTATCCTGCGACGTGAAG CTTCTCTCCCTGGGCGGGAGGAGCCATGTTGCGGTATCTCGTATCCTGGTTGGCCTACAGGCCCAGGGTCCCTCGCCTCATACAGACTGTAGCCCCGCCCCAGGCCTGGGCTTAGGCCTGGGCCCCAGCATCGACATGCAGCGGGTCCAGaccctggtggaggagatgggctCCAGCCTCTCTCCCGGAGCCCAGAGCCTCATGGACATGGTGAACGTCCAGCAGAAG AACCAGGCCAGTGCTCTGGGCGGGCTGCTGCCCCTCCTGTTGGGGAGCGGGGCCTTCTCGGCCCTGGCTGGAGGCGGCGCCGGGCCCCTAGCCATGGTCCGGAATGGACCCCTTCCAACAACCTGCATG CCTGCAGCTAACTGGCCCCCAGGAGGTCCAGCTTCTCCGGCCCAGAACGGAGCTCTGGGATCGGATGTTTCTCCCTCCTCATCGCCTGGAGACTCTAAGGATACAA ATGCCCAGGAACCAATCGACAGAGCCCAGCTTGCAGAGATGATGTCTCACTTCCTGAACGGCCAGGCCCCGGGCCGAGTcgggggcggtggtggcggcCTTGAGCTGGGCCCCACCCCCGCTCACTTCCTGCCCATGCTGCAGAGCGTGTGCGGTCAGGTGACCCAGCTGAGGCTGGACGACGCAGCGAAGAACGGAACCTG ggagctGGACGAGGCGATGGAGCGGCGCCTGGAGGACATGGAGCGCAGGCTGAAGGAGCACGTGGACCGGCGGCTGGACGCCCTGGAGCTGAagctggagcggctgctgcTGGCCGCCCTGCCCGCCACCGCGGCCCTGGGCCTGGCAGCCGGACCGCCGGAGGCAGGGGTCGGACTGGTGGACGGCCGGCCATCTCTGGAGCCGCTGCACACGGCGTGA
- the ch25h gene encoding cholesterol 25-hydroxylase-like protein has product MYLLLQTTWDFVLGHEGVMGSPFFPVLFSFSIYLFFCLPFVLMDCLSVWVPLIRRYKTQPNNTVTLKSIKSCLALCLYNHLVFILPVTVLHWYWRPVNLPREAPSVPSLVGGVLACLLLFDFQYFVWHLLHHKIPWLYRTFHKVHHSYTATSALTTEHSGATEMLSLALFAGINPYLLRCHPLTELAFFVLNIWLSVDDHCGYDLPWALHHWVPFGLYGGAPHHDLHHLTFKSNYAPYFTHWDRLAGTLLRQPPHQEHHEHPE; this is encoded by the exons ATGTATCTACTACTCCAGACAACCTGGGACTTTGTCCTCGGACATGAAGGTGTTATGGGCTCGCCTTTCTTCCCCGTGCTGTTTTCATTCAGCATCTACCTCTTCTTCTGCCTGCCCTTCGTGCTGATGGACTGTCTGTCGGTGTGGGTGCCGCTCATCCGACGATACAAGACCCAGCCCAACAACACCGTCACCCTGAAGAGCATCAAGAGCTGCCTGGCCCTCTGCCTCTACAACCACCTGGTGTTCATCCTGCCCGTGACGGTGTTGCATTGGTACTGGAGGCCGGTGAACCTGCCTAGGGAAGCCCCCAGCGTCCCCAGCCTGGTTGGAGGTGTGCTGGCCTGTCTGCTCCTGTTTGACTTCCAGTATTTTGTGTGGCATCTTCTCCACCACAAGATCCCCTGGCTGTACCGCACGTTCCACAAG GTTCACCACAGCTACACAGCGACCTCGGCCCTAACCACAGAACACTCTGGGGCCACGGAGATGCTGTCCCTTGCCTTGTTCGCGGGCAtcaacccctacctcctccgcTGCCATCCCCTGACGGAGCTGGCCTTCTTTGTGCTCAACATCTGGCTCTCGGTTGACGACCACTGTGGCTACGACCTGCCCTGGGCCCTGCACCACTGGGTGCCATTCGGACTCTACGGTGGGGCCCCCCACCACGACCTACACCACCTCACCTTCAAGTCCAACTACGCGCCCTACTTCACCCACTGGGACCGGCTGGCCGGCACCCTGCTCCGGCAGCCTCCACACCAAGAACACCATGAACACCCCGAGTGA